The Posidoniimonas polymericola genome includes the window CGCTGGGATGGAAGTCCTTCTCGAACGCCGCATGGGTCGCCTCCTCGCCCGAGGACGCCAGCAGGTCGGCGTACTTCTGGCGGGCGGTCATGAAGAGGTCGCGGTACTTGTCGGATTTGAGCTCCTGCTCGATCTGGGCGGCGAGCTTCACCTTCGCGCTCCCCTCGGGGTGCTTGAGCTCGAACTCGACCTCGCGGGTGGTGTGCAGCAAGCGGCCGATGCCCGCCTCGCGGCAAGTGGTGGTGATCTTGGCGTCGTAGATATCGCTGTTGACGGTCTTGATAATGGTCACCCCGTGCGGGTCCTTGTGCATGACGCCGCGGAAGTGAGTCTCTTGGCCCGGCACGCTGCCGAGTTCCTTGTACTCCTTGCGGAGCTCACGGGCCGCGGCGGCTGGCGGCAGCTCGGCGATCTCCCGCCACACCCGTTCGAGCTTCTCCCGCTCCAGCTGGTCGATCCGCGGGTTCCGCAAGCTGTCTTCGACCGGGTGCCCGCCAGGGGCGACGGCAGGGGCCAGGCAGCAGACAATCAGCAACGCGAGGGCAGGCGAACGCACGGCGGTCTCCGGTATCGGGAGGGGCCTAGAAGGCGGGTGGTTTTCGACCGACAAGCGTAGGTCACCCGCGGCGGTTTGCCGGAGTCAACTCGCGATTTCCGGAACGAGCGCCAAAATCGCTAGATTCTGGACTCACACCCGACTGCGGGCGCCGCAGCAGGTACCGGCGGAAGTCGTTGGAGGAATGCTTGCGCTTTGCGACGTCTGCAACTGCGCGCTTCTGTAGGCTGCTATTGGGGGCGCGGAGCCGCGGCGTCAACTAAAGAACCACCGCCGCTGGCTTCCTGCCGGCGGCGGTAGTCTTGGAAAGGAAGCTGGCATGTTGGTTCTGCCGCCGTTGATTCTGCAAATGAGGGCCATCGAGTCAAGCAGTTTGACGCGTGCTGCTGGCGAGCGGCTGGGCAGCAAGCCGCTGGGGGGAGCCGCGGCCCGCAGCCGCTACTCGCTGCTGGCCGGGTCGCGGAGGCGGTAACCAATGCCGCGGACCGTTTCGACAAGCTCGGCGTACCCGCCCATCTTTTTGCGGAGGGCACGGATGTGCACGTCGATGGTCCGCTCGAGGACCAGCGAGTCGCCGCCGAGCGCCGAGTCGATCAACTCCGAGCGGGAGAACACGCGGCCCGGCTGGCGGAGCAGGGTCTCGAGCAGTCCGAACTCGCTGGGGGTCAGGTCGAGCGGCTGGTCGCCGGCCGTACAGCGGTGCCGCTCGCGGTCGATGAGGATGCCCTGGCTGACGATCACCTCGTCGTGCTGGGATTCTCCCTGGCGGCGGCGGAGGAGGGCGCGGATCCGCTCGAGCAGCACCTTCACGCTGAACGGCTTGGTGACGTAGTCGTCGGCGCCGACCGAGAAGCCGGCCACCTGGTCGGTCTCTTCGGCCTTGGCGGTCAGCATCAGCACCAGCATCTGCCGGGTGACCGGGTCGGCGCGGAGCCGGCGGCAGATCTCCAGCCCGTCGACGACTGGCAGCATCAGGTCGAGCACGACCAGGTCGGGGGTCTTGAGCTTGGCCTGGTTGAGGCCGTCCTGCCCGTTAAGGGCGACCACGGTCTCGTAGCCATCCTGGCGGAGGTTGTAGTCGAGCACGTCCGCCAGCGAGCGGTCGTCTTCGACAATCAGGATGCGGTTCTTGCTCATGGACGCGGTGGGTAACTAGAACTCGGCGCCTGCCTGGCGGTGACGGTGTCGGGCGATCTCGCCCTCCACAAGGTACATGACGTCCTCGGCGATGTTCGTGGCGTGGTCGGCGATCCGCTCGAGGTGCCGCGTGGCGGAGAACAGGTGCACGGCGGGCTCGACCAGGCTCGGCTGGGCCTGCATCACCGCGTGCAGCTCGTTGATCACGTCATGGTTGAGGTCGTCGACGATGTCGTCGCGTTTGCCGACCGCGCGGGCGGCGTCGGCGTCGAGCTCCACGAAGGCGTCCAGGGCGTCGCGGACCATCTCGATCGTGACGCTGGTCATTTCGTCCAGGCCGGCGGGGGCCGGCACCACCGGCAGCTCGGCCATGGAGCGGACCCGCTCGCCGATATTGACCGCCAGGTCGCCGATGCGCTCGAGGTCGGCGTTGATCTTCAGGATGGTCGCCACCCGCCGCAGGTCGGTCGCGACCGGCTGATGCAGCGCCAGGATCTTCAGGCACTCTTCTTCAATCCGCACCTCGCGGGCGTTGACCTTCGGCTCCAGCGCGGCGAGGTCGCTGAGCGCCTCGGTCGACTGGTCACGCAGGCAGCGGGTCGCGGTGCGGATCATGTCCTCGACAATCGACGACTGCGCAAGGACGTCGCGTTCGAGGAGTTCGAGGTCGCGTTCGAGGTGTTTGGACATGCAGCGGGCAGGTAGGGGGACAGTTGGGCTTCGGCGACGGGGCGGACGCGGCGTCGCTAGCCAAAGCGGCCGGTGATGTAGTCCTCGGTCTGCTTCCTGGTTGGGTTGGTGAAGAGCTCGTTGGTGCGGCCGGCCTCGACCAGTTCGCCCTGGAAGAAGAACGCCGTCTGGTCCGAGACCCGGGCCGCCTGCTGCATGTTGTGCGTCACGATGACGATGGTGTAGCGGTCCTTAAGCTCGAAGATCAGGTCCTCGATCCGCGCGGTCGAAGCCGGGTCGAGCGCCGAAGCGGGCTCGTCCATCAGCAGCACCTCGGGGTTGGTCGCCAGCGCCCGGGCGATGCAGAGCCGCTGCTGCTGGCCGCCGGATAGCGCCAGGGCGGAGTCGTTCAGGCGGTCCTTGACCTCGTTCCACAAGGCGGCGCGTTCCAGGCACTGCTCGGCAATCTCCATCAGCCGCCCCTTGTTCCGCAGGCCGGCGACCTTGGGGCCGTAGATCACGTTCTCCAGGATCGACTTCGGGAACGGGTTGGACTTCTGAAACACCATGCCGACCCGCTTGCGGAGCGAGACCACGTCCACCCGCGGCGCGTTGATGTCGTGGTCGTCGAGCAGGATGTCGCCCTCCAGGCGGGTCCCCTCGATCATGTCGTTCATGCGGTTCATGCACCGCAGGAAGGTGCTCTTGCCGCAGCCCGACGGGCCGATGAACGCGGTGACGCAGTGCTCCGGGATCTTCAGGTTGATGTCGAACAGCGCCTGACTGGCGCCGTAGAAGAAGTTCAGCGAGCTGACAGAGATCTTCGGCGCCGACGCGGCCAGCTCGTCCGCGGAGCGGGACGTGCGGGCGTGGGCCATCCGGGGCGGCTTGAGTCCG containing:
- a CDS encoding response regulator; amino-acid sequence: MSKNRILIVEDDRSLADVLDYNLRQDGYETVVALNGQDGLNQAKLKTPDLVVLDLMLPVVDGLEICRRLRADPVTRQMLVLMLTAKAEETDQVAGFSVGADDYVTKPFSVKVLLERIRALLRRRQGESQHDEVIVSQGILIDRERHRCTAGDQPLDLTPSEFGLLETLLRQPGRVFSRSELIDSALGGDSLVLERTIDVHIRALRKKMGGYAELVETVRGIGYRLRDPASSE
- the phoU gene encoding phosphate signaling complex protein PhoU, translating into MSKHLERDLELLERDVLAQSSIVEDMIRTATRCLRDQSTEALSDLAALEPKVNAREVRIEEECLKILALHQPVATDLRRVATILKINADLERIGDLAVNIGERVRSMAELPVVPAPAGLDEMTSVTIEMVRDALDAFVELDADAARAVGKRDDIVDDLNHDVINELHAVMQAQPSLVEPAVHLFSATRHLERIADHATNIAEDVMYLVEGEIARHRHRQAGAEF
- the pstB gene encoding phosphate ABC transporter ATP-binding protein PstB, with protein sequence MSVNALPAEPNRTGLKPPRMAHARTSRSADELAASAPKISVSSLNFFYGASQALFDINLKIPEHCVTAFIGPSGCGKSTFLRCMNRMNDMIEGTRLEGDILLDDHDINAPRVDVVSLRKRVGMVFQKSNPFPKSILENVIYGPKVAGLRNKGRLMEIAEQCLERAALWNEVKDRLNDSALALSGGQQQRLCIARALATNPEVLLMDEPASALDPASTARIEDLIFELKDRYTIVIVTHNMQQAARVSDQTAFFFQGELVEAGRTNELFTNPTRKQTEDYITGRFG